One genomic region from Bacteroidota bacterium encodes:
- the aroC gene encoding chorismate synthase, which translates to MSGNTYGEKFRVTTFGESHGKAVGVVVDGVPSKLALSLEDIQKELDRRRPGQSAITTQRQEEDKAEILSGVFEGKTLGTPICIIVWNKEKRSEDYENIKNIFRPGHADFSYYSKYGIYDYRGGGRASGRETIGRVAAGAIAKKILAQHKIKIIAYTKSVAGIEAKKIDYAEIEKNLVRCPDANAAKKMEKKILEVMKAGDSVGGIVEVVVQGCSPGIGEPVFNKLDAELAKAMLSIPAVKGFEIGSGFHAAEIYGSQNNDEFFFDKKLKRMRTRTNYAGGVLGGITTGEEIIFRIAVKPTSSIFQSQTTVNVAGNKRSLQIKGRHDPCICPRIVPVAEAMTAIVLINNIF; encoded by the coding sequence ATGTCAGGTAATACTTATGGTGAAAAATTCAGAGTTACAACATTCGGCGAAAGCCACGGCAAAGCTGTAGGTGTTGTGGTTGATGGTGTGCCATCGAAGTTAGCATTATCGCTGGAAGATATTCAAAAAGAGCTTGACCGCCGGCGACCCGGACAAAGCGCTATTACAACCCAGCGGCAGGAAGAAGATAAAGCTGAAATATTGAGCGGAGTTTTCGAAGGCAAAACACTCGGCACTCCGATTTGCATAATTGTTTGGAACAAGGAAAAGCGTTCCGAAGATTACGAAAATATCAAAAACATCTTCCGTCCAGGACATGCCGATTTTTCGTACTATTCAAAATACGGGATATACGATTACCGCGGCGGCGGACGCGCATCGGGCAGAGAAACTATCGGTCGTGTTGCCGCAGGTGCAATAGCTAAAAAAATATTAGCTCAGCACAAAATAAAAATTATCGCATACACAAAATCGGTTGCAGGTATAGAAGCAAAAAAAATCGACTACGCTGAAATAGAAAAAAATTTAGTTCGCTGCCCCGATGCTAATGCTGCTAAAAAAATGGAGAAGAAAATTTTAGAAGTAATGAAAGCCGGCGACTCGGTTGGTGGAATTGTTGAAGTTGTCGTTCAAGGTTGTTCGCCCGGTATAGGCGAGCCGGTGTTCAACAAACTTGATGCTGAACTTGCAAAGGCAATGTTATCGATTCCTGCAGTTAAAGGATTTGAAATCGGTTCAGGTTTTCACGCGGCTGAAATTTATGGAAGCCAAAACAATGATGAATTTTTTTTCGATAAAAAACTAAAACGGATGCGGACTCGCACCAACTATGCGGGTGGGGTTTTAGGAGGTATTACTACGGGCGAAGAAATTATTTTTCGTATCGCCGTTAAGCCGACCTCCTCAATCTTTCAATCCCAAACGACTGTGAACGTTGCGGGAAATAAGCGAAGCTTGCAGATAAAAGGCAGGCACGACCCGTGTATTTGCCCTCGAATCGTTCCGGTTGCCGAGGCAATGACGGCAATAGTGTTAATAAATAATATTTTTTAG
- the aroA gene encoding 3-phosphoshikimate 1-carboxyvinyltransferase, which translates to MTKIERVNAVVNVPTSKSITNRALIAAALANGISEIMNFSTADDCRLMIDALRKLGVGIEEIGNKLIVTGTGGKIKAPDSDLFVGNAGTTMRFLAGFAALADGSTIIYGDERMNLRPIGDLTTALEQLGIRTETNNGYPPVKIYGGKLMGGTVRIDASKSSQFVSSILLIAPYAASNVDLLLSGQIASKPYLDITYEVMQSFGADVQEKTNGYYINSTKRYQPTTYIIEGDYSSASYFFAAAAVTGGKVTVQNLNSQSKQGDAGFLEVLQKMGCKVIKDVHPDYFGVEGITVVGSSELSGLTIDMNDMPDMVPTLAVIALFAKGKTNIENVAHLRHKESDRLFAMATELRKLGAEVTEFDGGLEIVPKEKYIGAEINTYNDHRIAMSFAVAGLKIPNIRIKNPGCVKKSFPIFWYEFEKLYL; encoded by the coding sequence ATGACAAAAATAGAAAGAGTGAACGCTGTGGTTAATGTTCCAACATCAAAGAGTATTACAAACCGGGCATTGATTGCTGCAGCTTTAGCAAATGGTATTTCGGAAATAATGAATTTCTCAACCGCCGACGACTGCCGGCTTATGATAGATGCGTTGCGGAAACTTGGTGTTGGCATCGAAGAAATTGGAAACAAGTTGATTGTAACAGGTACCGGAGGAAAAATTAAGGCGCCTGATTCAGATTTATTTGTCGGAAACGCAGGCACAACAATGCGCTTTCTTGCAGGTTTTGCAGCATTAGCCGATGGTTCTACTATAATATATGGCGACGAACGGATGAACTTACGACCGATTGGTGATTTAACTACTGCACTTGAACAGCTTGGGATCAGAACAGAAACAAACAACGGCTACCCGCCTGTAAAAATTTATGGTGGAAAATTAATGGGGGGAACCGTTCGCATCGACGCTTCTAAAAGCAGCCAGTTTGTTTCTTCTATATTATTGATAGCCCCTTATGCGGCAAGCAATGTCGATTTGCTGCTGAGCGGTCAGATCGCTTCAAAGCCGTATCTTGATATTACATACGAAGTAATGCAATCATTTGGTGCTGATGTTCAAGAAAAAACAAACGGTTACTATATTAATAGTACAAAACGATACCAACCCACTACATATATAATAGAGGGGGATTATTCATCGGCATCTTATTTCTTTGCAGCCGCAGCAGTAACTGGTGGAAAAGTTACTGTGCAAAACTTAAATTCGCAATCCAAACAAGGTGATGCCGGTTTTTTGGAAGTCCTCCAAAAAATGGGATGTAAAGTAATTAAGGATGTTCACCCCGATTATTTCGGGGTTGAGGGGATTACAGTCGTTGGTAGCTCGGAACTATCAGGTCTCACAATTGATATGAACGATATGCCCGATATGGTTCCGACTTTAGCAGTAATTGCATTATTTGCAAAAGGGAAGACTAATATTGAGAACGTTGCTCATTTACGTCATAAAGAATCAGACCGGCTGTTTGCAATGGCAACAGAATTGCGGAAGTTAGGTGCTGAAGTTACAGAGTTCGATGGCGGACTTGAAATTGTGCCGAAGGAAAAATATATTGGTGCTGAGATAAATACTTATAACGACCACAGAATAGCTATGAGTTTTGCAGTTGCGGGTTTAAAAATCCCGAATATCAGAATTAAAAATCCAGGTTGTGTTAAAAAATCGTTCCCGATTTTTTGGTATGAATTTGAAAAACTTTATCTTTAA
- a CDS encoding type I 3-dehydroquinate dehydratase, translating into MICVSIAPKNMKEARELLLKAGKLADVVEIRVENIVDLDIEQLLSQPRPGVIITNRPSVPTRRISEDKRIALLYKAIELGAEYIDIEYKSKKKIVLDIIKFSYLHKTKIILSYHNFSNVWRSVLHPYLGIKNLFPSYIKIATCANNISENLQIFRLLKVAKKEHIKLSAFCMGERGETSRILAPRFGGCITYCSLGEGDETAPGQIPVKKLLEVYNYRSINEQTKIFGLAGNPVSHSRGIYIHNKFFKKNKLNAVYVNFLTDDFGNFFRTYLEYLQGISITIPHKEEAAKLLKNRSDEAEATGSVNTIIKTTEGFVGYNTDALAAVMIFEKLLNGKSVAVLGTGGTARSAIYAAKKCGGNVHIFGRNLKKAKILAKKFKCEFSSLEDIQKIKKMDAIINTTPVGMVPNTDASPIPKTLLNKKMLVVDFVYTPKVTKLLRDAAETGCQIIPGTKIFESQAKLQQEFFKSVI; encoded by the coding sequence ATGATTTGCGTTAGCATAGCCCCCAAAAATATGAAAGAAGCCCGCGAACTCTTGTTAAAAGCGGGAAAATTAGCTGACGTTGTTGAGATACGTGTTGAAAATATAGTTGATCTCGATATTGAGCAACTCTTATCTCAGCCGCGTCCTGGTGTAATTATCACAAACCGCCCGTCTGTCCCGACTCGTCGAATATCAGAAGACAAACGAATTGCTCTATTATATAAGGCAATTGAGTTGGGGGCAGAATATATAGATATCGAATATAAATCGAAGAAAAAAATTGTATTAGATATAATCAAATTCTCTTATCTTCATAAAACGAAAATAATTTTGTCGTATCATAATTTTTCTAATGTATGGAGAAGCGTATTACATCCATATCTTGGTATTAAAAATTTATTCCCCTCATACATCAAAATAGCAACCTGCGCCAATAATATATCTGAAAATCTGCAAATATTTCGTTTATTGAAAGTAGCAAAAAAAGAGCATATAAAATTATCAGCCTTTTGTATGGGAGAGCGGGGTGAAACCAGCCGAATACTTGCGCCCCGCTTTGGCGGATGCATAACATATTGCTCTCTCGGCGAGGGGGATGAAACTGCACCGGGACAAATTCCTGTAAAAAAATTATTGGAAGTTTATAACTACAGATCAATAAATGAACAAACTAAAATTTTCGGATTGGCGGGGAATCCGGTTTCGCATAGCCGTGGTATTTATATACACAATAAATTTTTCAAGAAGAATAAATTAAATGCAGTGTATGTAAACTTTTTAACGGATGATTTCGGAAATTTTTTTAGAACATACTTAGAGTATCTGCAAGGTATAAGCATTACAATTCCACATAAAGAGGAAGCAGCTAAATTATTGAAAAACCGGTCTGATGAGGCGGAAGCCACCGGTTCTGTGAATACTATTATAAAGACGACAGAAGGTTTTGTCGGTTATAATACTGATGCGTTAGCGGCTGTAATGATTTTTGAAAAATTATTAAACGGTAAATCGGTAGCTGTGTTAGGGACCGGCGGCACTGCCCGAAGTGCTATTTATGCCGCTAAAAAATGTGGCGGTAATGTTCATATCTTTGGTAGGAATTTAAAGAAGGCTAAAATTCTTGCTAAAAAATTTAAATGTGAATTCAGTTCTCTCGAAGATATTCAAAAAATTAAGAAGATGGATGCAATAATTAATACTACTCCGGTTGGTATGGTACCGAATACTGACGCATCACCAATTCCTAAAACACTGTTAAATAAAAAAATGTTAGTCGTCGATTTTGTTTATACTCCGAAGGTTACAAAACTATTGCGTGATGCTGCCGAAACCGGCTGCCAGATTATTCCGGGGACAAAAATATTTGAATCTCAGGCAAAATTGCAGCAAGAATTTTTTAAATCAGTTATATGA
- a CDS encoding GxxExxY protein encodes MPQNHQNTKYHKKDFDTLPQELESIGKKIVDAAYTVHKTLGPGLLEKVYEICFCHELTKRGLEYLRQMDIPIVYDGITFQEGLRLDVLVENKIICEIKAVDLINPVWEAQVLSHLKLTNKRLGYLINFNVVNIGQGIKRYVL; translated from the coding sequence ATGCCACAAAATCACCAAAACACAAAATATCACAAAAAAGATTTTGACACCTTACCTCAGGAATTAGAAAGCATTGGAAAAAAAATTGTCGATGCTGCTTATACTGTTCATAAAACACTCGGACCAGGATTACTGGAAAAAGTATATGAAATCTGTTTTTGCCACGAATTAACAAAAAGGGGGTTAGAATATTTGCGCCAAATGGATATCCCAATAGTTTATGATGGTATTACATTTCAAGAGGGATTACGATTGGATGTTTTGGTTGAGAATAAAATAATTTGTGAAATTAAAGCAGTGGATTTAATCAATCCTGTTTGGGAAGCTCAAGTTTTAAGTCATTTGAAATTAACTAACAAACGTTTAGGTTATTTAATCAACTTTAATGTTGTTAATATTGGACAAGGTATTAAGCGATATGTCTTATAA
- the aroB gene encoding 3-dehydroquinate synthase, giving the protein MHEKVKVKISNNNKKSYDIYIGPSDDGSLSFAAADIVKKFPKSKCFIITDTNVEKLYARNFNNFLKRQGVTSKVFTFQAGEKSKTRKTKEYLENQLIKSGANRNSVIIALGGGVVGDIAGFVAATLFRGVPFIQIPTTLLAQVDSSVGGKVGLNHPLGKNLIGAFYQPDTVYIDVSTLQTISDEEYRNGLAEVVKYGASLDVKLFELLVRNYKKILSRDTKLLKNIIERCCELKAEVVNKDEKEKSYRRILNFGHTIGHALEKLSNYKIPHGAAVSIGMVAEAEMAFRLKILNRKSVVKLKMLLTHFGLPTDLPKNYSVPDYVEATQTDKKAVEDIILYTLIEKIGSGVIDVPLTAEDVEALLIARNYLTKLRL; this is encoded by the coding sequence ATGCACGAAAAAGTAAAAGTAAAAATTTCAAACAATAACAAAAAGTCGTACGATATTTATATCGGTCCGTCAGATGACGGATCATTATCATTTGCGGCTGCCGATATTGTTAAGAAATTTCCCAAATCGAAATGTTTTATCATTACTGATACAAATGTCGAAAAACTTTACGCACGAAATTTTAATAACTTTTTAAAAAGGCAAGGTGTTACTTCAAAAGTATTTACATTTCAAGCTGGTGAAAAATCAAAAACACGGAAGACCAAAGAGTATTTAGAAAATCAGTTAATAAAATCAGGAGCTAACAGAAACTCAGTAATTATTGCACTCGGTGGGGGAGTTGTCGGCGATATTGCCGGCTTTGTAGCTGCAACATTGTTCAGAGGAGTTCCGTTCATCCAAATTCCAACAACCTTACTTGCACAGGTCGATAGCAGTGTTGGGGGTAAAGTTGGGCTCAACCACCCGCTTGGGAAGAACCTGATTGGCGCATTCTACCAACCCGATACAGTATATATAGATGTTTCGACATTGCAAACAATATCCGATGAAGAGTACCGGAATGGGTTAGCCGAAGTTGTTAAATACGGTGCATCGCTTGATGTAAAATTGTTTGAACTACTCGTTCGGAATTACAAAAAAATTCTTTCTCGTGATACAAAGTTGTTGAAGAATATTATCGAGCGTTGCTGCGAATTAAAAGCTGAAGTTGTTAACAAAGATGAAAAAGAAAAATCGTACAGACGAATTTTGAATTTTGGGCATACGATTGGTCATGCACTTGAAAAATTAAGCAATTACAAAATTCCTCACGGTGCTGCTGTTTCAATCGGAATGGTTGCAGAAGCTGAAATGGCTTTTCGTTTGAAAATTCTGAATCGCAAATCGGTAGTTAAACTTAAAATGTTGCTGACACATTTTGGGTTACCCACAGACCTACCGAAAAATTATAGCGTTCCCGATTATGTCGAAGCAACACAAACAGATAAAAAAGCAGTTGAGGATATTATTTTATACACACTAATAGAAAAAATCGGAAGTGGAGTGATAGATGTACCTCTTACTGCCGAAGATGTTGAAGCATTATTGATAGCACGTAACTATTTAACAAAATTAAGATTATAA
- a CDS encoding GxxExxY protein, which yields MLHEELTNIIIGAFYKVYENSLKIELLRHGLRVEQQKHIKVHYEGLEVGDYFVDLLVND from the coding sequence ATGTTACATGAAGAATTAACAAATATTATCATCGGTGCATTTTATAAAGTTTACGAAAACTCTCTTAAGATTGAATTACTACGACACGGGTTGAGAGTTGAGCAGCAAAAGCATATAAAAGTGCATTACGAAGGGCTCGAAGTTGGTGATTATTTTGTCGACCTGTTAGTTAATGACTGA
- a CDS encoding N-6 DNA methylase: protein MGKIKTNERELLGKITEWFNEHIKRNAFPFTEATNEPGIPTETTTRFGDLVIWKNLQARDAYTYLELKPPFAARENLETFRQKAVQLKVEYAYTWDFQSLNAFKVKGNKLEPLGSEPTPILTNINDWLRGDIQATIKAYIRRICSEVIRLHDVGSFERFQPEKVYFVNLLRNSTQQLIPEFEKFFKDESRDKKKKAKITEYVTKQGITYPSDSEFFKLIARQRVYGLITKIIFYLTVSRYFEDLPELHQSDERDLNRLLKVAFTKASEKDWQAVFVDGPIEGLGIPNSAYPYLRELFSELRVYHFGDLPEDVIGELFEEIVDPEQRHNLGQYFTREDLVDLIIGTVVQDKDGFYGDPTCGSGTFLIRLYDRLRYLSGHRATHNQLLNQIWGIDIGKFPAELSTINLFRQDVKNFDNFPRVVHKDVFEIRKGESFPFPPPHAGKYFKDKIDVTIPEFHGLVGNFPYIRQELIEKKVKGYKKDLTKILAEEYLLTYPSLFELKSIKEKDIANARGLSEAEQKKSIQRWVEKGHVELKLSGQADIYAYIFLHTATLLSKDGAFAIITSNSWLDVSYGSVMKQFFLDHFKIKMIIASWAEPWFEDAAVNTIVTVLEREENTQARSDNIVHFVKLKMKLEELIPFRDLRLESQKRWDRIDGIVSMIESAEHDKKVRKVSDVISSLETDEMRIRMVKQSDIIHELQGKEDLAKWGKYLRAPDVYFEILEKCKDKLVPLKQIADVRFGIKTGINEFFYLTSIVTLSEAKGLTSIEKKDSSSRLKSNGTQNDMRVQCRNDRGWEGEIEQKYLKRIIKDSSQFKKILIESNEVTVLLFVCNESKEKLKKQGDVGALRYIEWGETQTNEQNVSFPKIKSVQSRKYWYGINNVIDDEILYLAAPRNRFLAFHNKERFLVDKRLYSIKPNKESVLVFLNSFLNILHLEAYGRDVNNGNAKEFTVEDVENMLIPDTDVKFDISKLEKRKIKPIFEEIKQKDRKALDAAVLKALGLNVEEYLPRIYEGLCEMVHERLELPKMRKKQQKEKVKISYDQVKASVIKDCLSDGIRKFPEDFYDDNYLKVECETHPTTGKKLHSEHFMGHYELKDESGKLILQIEGESIAEFAMILAKENVYQLKIPKSDKVVESILKKYHRYVRNLRKSLEEDAHQKLHDWSVAERMAKEIMEEYGIHNF from the coding sequence ATGGGAAAAATAAAGACAAACGAACGCGAACTTCTCGGCAAGATTACCGAATGGTTCAACGAGCATATCAAACGAAATGCTTTTCCTTTCACGGAAGCAACGAATGAACCCGGCATTCCCACAGAAACAACAACTCGTTTTGGCGATCTCGTAATCTGGAAAAACCTTCAAGCGCGTGATGCTTACACGTACTTAGAACTAAAACCACCTTTTGCTGCAAGAGAAAATTTAGAAACATTCAGACAAAAAGCTGTCCAGCTAAAAGTGGAATATGCTTACACTTGGGATTTCCAATCACTCAACGCGTTCAAGGTAAAGGGAAATAAACTTGAACCGCTTGGTTCTGAGCCGACACCTATTCTCACAAACATAAATGACTGGCTGCGTGGAGATATTCAGGCAACAATAAAAGCATACATTCGCCGCATTTGTTCAGAGGTTATACGGCTTCATGATGTCGGATCATTTGAGAGATTTCAGCCGGAGAAAGTTTATTTTGTAAATCTTCTTCGCAATTCAACACAACAGTTGATACCTGAATTTGAAAAGTTTTTCAAAGATGAATCCCGTGATAAGAAAAAGAAAGCAAAGATCACTGAGTACGTTACGAAGCAAGGCATAACGTATCCCTCGGATAGTGAATTCTTCAAACTTATAGCCCGCCAACGTGTTTATGGGTTGATAACAAAAATCATCTTTTATCTTACAGTTAGCAGGTACTTTGAAGATTTACCCGAGCTGCACCAATCCGATGAGCGGGATTTAAATCGTCTGCTCAAGGTTGCATTCACGAAAGCAAGCGAAAAAGATTGGCAAGCTGTTTTCGTGGATGGACCGATTGAAGGGCTTGGCATTCCCAATTCCGCTTATCCGTATCTTCGTGAATTGTTTTCTGAGCTGCGGGTTTATCATTTTGGGGATTTGCCTGAAGATGTTATTGGTGAGTTGTTTGAGGAAATAGTAGATCCTGAACAAAGACACAATCTTGGACAATACTTTACACGGGAAGATTTGGTTGATCTCATCATCGGTACTGTCGTTCAAGACAAAGATGGATTTTACGGAGACCCGACATGCGGCTCAGGAACATTTTTAATCCGGCTGTACGACCGGCTTCGTTATCTTTCGGGACATCGGGCAACACACAACCAGTTACTGAATCAAATCTGGGGAATCGATATCGGAAAATTCCCTGCTGAGCTTTCTACGATTAATCTGTTCAGGCAGGATGTAAAAAACTTCGATAATTTTCCAAGGGTAGTTCATAAGGATGTTTTTGAAATTCGTAAAGGGGAAAGCTTCCCGTTTCCACCACCGCACGCCGGTAAATATTTCAAAGACAAGATTGACGTGACTATCCCTGAATTTCATGGGCTGGTCGGTAATTTCCCATACATACGCCAAGAACTTATTGAAAAGAAAGTAAAGGGATATAAAAAGGATTTAACAAAAATACTTGCAGAGGAATACCTTCTTACTTACCCCTCGCTTTTCGAATTAAAAAGTATAAAAGAGAAAGACATCGCCAATGCACGTGGTTTGAGTGAGGCCGAACAGAAAAAATCTATCCAGCGATGGGTGGAAAAAGGACACGTTGAGTTAAAGTTATCCGGTCAGGCGGATATTTACGCTTACATTTTCCTTCACACTGCAACGCTTCTCTCAAAGGATGGAGCATTCGCTATCATCACATCAAACTCGTGGCTCGATGTTTCTTACGGCTCTGTTATGAAACAATTTTTCCTCGATCACTTCAAAATCAAGATGATTATTGCATCGTGGGCTGAGCCGTGGTTCGAAGATGCGGCAGTAAATACGATTGTAACGGTTCTTGAGCGTGAAGAGAATACACAAGCGAGAAGCGATAACATCGTCCATTTTGTAAAGCTGAAAATGAAATTGGAAGAGCTTATTCCATTTCGTGACCTTCGGCTTGAGTCGCAGAAAAGGTGGGATAGGATTGACGGCATTGTAAGCATGATCGAATCGGCTGAGCACGATAAGAAAGTACGAAAAGTTTCCGACGTCATTTCTTCTTTGGAAACAGATGAAATGCGCATACGGATGGTAAAGCAATCCGATATTATTCACGAGCTTCAGGGGAAAGAAGATCTGGCAAAATGGGGAAAGTATCTCCGTGCGCCCGATGTTTACTTTGAGATTTTGGAAAAGTGCAAAGATAAGCTTGTGCCGTTGAAGCAGATTGCCGATGTGCGTTTCGGAATTAAGACAGGTATCAATGAATTTTTCTATCTCACATCCATTGTCACCCTGAGCGAAGCGAAGGGCCTCACTTCTATAGAAAAGAAAGATTCTTCGTCCCGTCTGAAGAGCAACGGGACTCAGAATGACATGAGAGTACAATGCCGCAACGATCGGGGATGGGAAGGCGAAATTGAACAAAAATATTTAAAAAGAATTATCAAAGACTCGTCGCAATTTAAAAAAATACTAATTGAATCAAATGAGGTGACAGTATTACTTTTCGTTTGTAACGAATCGAAAGAAAAGTTAAAAAAACAGGGAGATGTTGGAGCGTTAAGATATATTGAGTGGGGTGAGACACAGACAAACGAGCAAAACGTGAGTTTTCCAAAAATTAAATCTGTCCAAAGCAGAAAATATTGGTATGGTATCAATAATGTTATTGATGATGAGATCCTTTATCTTGCAGCACCTCGAAATAGATTCTTAGCGTTTCATAATAAAGAAAGATTCTTAGTAGACAAGCGTCTTTATTCCATCAAGCCTAATAAGGAGAGTGTTTTAGTCTTCTTAAACTCCTTTCTCAACATTCTTCATCTTGAAGCATACGGTAGAGATGTTAATAATGGCAATGCTAAGGAGTTTACTGTGGAGGACGTTGAAAACATGCTCATCCCAGATACCGATGTAAAATTCGATATTTCTAAATTAGAAAAAAGAAAGATCAAACCAATATTCGAGGAAATCAAACAAAAAGATCGCAAGGCATTAGATGCGGCTGTGCTTAAAGCTTTAGGTCTCAATGTTGAAGAATATCTACCCCGCATTTACGAGGGTTTGTGTGAAATGGTGCATGAGCGGCTTGAGCTGCCGAAAATGCGCAAGAAGCAGCAGAAAGAAAAAGTAAAAATATCATACGATCAGGTAAAAGCTTCCGTGATAAAAGATTGTTTGTCGGATGGAATAAGAAAATTCCCCGAAGATTTCTACGATGATAATTATTTAAAAGTTGAGTGCGAAACACATCCAACTACTGGTAAGAAACTTCACTCCGAACATTTTATGGGGCATTACGAACTTAAGGATGAGAGCGGAAAACTAATACTTCAAATCGAAGGCGAGTCAATAGCAGAGTTTGCCATGATTCTTGCAAAGGAAAATGTTTACCAATTGAAGATTCCCAAGAGTGACAAAGTTGTTGAGTCGATACTCAAAAAATATCACCGTTATGTCAGAAACCTCAGAAAATCCCTTGAAGAAGATGCACATCAAAAGTTGCACGATTGGAGCGTCGCTGAACGGATGGCAAAGGAGATTATGGAAGAGTACGGGATTCATAATTTTTGA